One part of the Longimicrobiales bacterium genome encodes these proteins:
- the mmuM gene encoding homocysteine S-methyltransferase — protein MADRKKPMNPFGPLLEAKGHVVLDGGLATALEARGLDLDSRLWASRLLLERPEEIRGVHTAYLEAGADCITTACYQATVQGFRAAGLGESDAHRALLRSSDLALEARARAGASDALVAASIGPYGAFLADGSEYDGRYGVEGGVLDTFHRDRFSLLAGSGVDLMACETIPSALEAEVLLQILDDHPGVWAWLSFTCPDGDSISDGSAFIDVVSACAAHDRVAAVGVNCSSLKHVVSLISLARTVTDLPLIAYPNSGEQYHAEDGTWSGAAEAERGWVQGMRAVRAAGAMITGGCCRIGPDIIRELRDDIER, from the coding sequence ATGGCTGATCGGAAGAAGCCGATGAATCCATTTGGCCCCCTGCTCGAGGCGAAGGGCCATGTCGTTCTGGATGGCGGGCTCGCCACGGCGCTCGAGGCACGTGGCCTCGACTTGGACTCCCGGTTGTGGGCGTCGCGGTTGCTCCTCGAGAGGCCGGAAGAGATCAGAGGCGTACACACGGCCTATCTCGAGGCGGGTGCCGACTGCATTACCACCGCCTGCTATCAGGCTACCGTGCAGGGTTTCAGGGCGGCGGGGCTTGGGGAGTCGGATGCCCATCGCGCGCTGCTCAGGTCGTCCGACCTTGCCCTTGAGGCGCGGGCGCGGGCAGGTGCGAGCGACGCGCTGGTCGCGGCGAGCATCGGACCATATGGCGCGTTCCTCGCGGACGGGTCGGAGTATGACGGGCGGTACGGCGTTGAGGGGGGCGTCCTTGATACGTTCCACCGCGATCGATTTTCGCTGCTGGCCGGTTCGGGGGTCGACCTGATGGCGTGTGAAACGATCCCCAGCGCTCTCGAGGCTGAGGTTCTTCTCCAGATTCTCGATGACCACCCAGGTGTCTGGGCGTGGCTGAGTTTCACGTGCCCGGACGGAGATTCGATTTCCGACGGGAGTGCGTTCATTGATGTAGTGTCCGCCTGTGCGGCGCACGATCGAGTAGCCGCGGTCGGCGTGAACTGCTCGTCACTGAAGCACGTCGTGTCGCTCATCTCTCTCGCTCGCACCGTCACTGATCTGCCACTGATCGCCTATCCCAACTCAGGTGAGCAGTACCATGCCGAGGACGGTACGTGGTCTGGAGCCGCCGAAGCCGAGCGCGGGTGGGTCCAGGGCATGCGTGCAGTCAGGGCTGCCGGAGCGATGATTACCGGAGGATGTTGCCGGATTGGACCGGATATCATTCGAGAGTTGCGAGACGATATTGAGCGCTGA
- a CDS encoding S9 family peptidase, producing MTTDDALDLIQVGGALMSPDGGWVLFSKSELDWDENERNTTWWRVPSDGSEEPYRYIGEEGGSGFQFSPDGKWLSFTRSVDEKNQLFLMRTTGGEATKLSDHETAVGRYRWTEHGAAIVFVAAHKRSDEEEKNRKDGDDAIFVDEGPNGQTVGQWNDLWRLDVESKEESRLTEAENRIASFSVSPNGRRVLYTARDENRRNQSNLSEIHLLDLDSGETRLLTDNRSPEGGLSWAPDGRRFAYTARSDGEWELLLDKIWIMDVESDAKRIVSSSFDGSIRGFVWTSDGRELLFGGLQRTNTNLYRLDIESGEVTKVTEAVGSLAPSSYSRDRMRMAYVAQDWATPAEVWAGPTTGASGVRLTDANPWVAAELTLGESKTIQWESSDGMEIEGILTLPAGHERGELPLLLHIHGGPAGVFTNTFSARNHVWAGLGYAQLSPNVRGSSGYTDELLRGNMNDIGGGDYWDLMTGVDEVVEQGIADPDQLGLRGWSYGGILGGWTVTQTDRFKGASVGAMVSDWTSEYGPGFNHDVSLWYIGGTPWENPEAWRERSALTHVANITTPTLILHGMNDRTDTEAQSMMFFQALKDQDKETRYIRFPREPHGFREPRHQRTRDVEEIRWIQKYVRGIEWEPWERPSKDEPKVIS from the coding sequence ATGACGACTGACGATGCACTCGACCTCATTCAGGTCGGCGGTGCACTCATGTCTCCCGATGGAGGCTGGGTGCTTTTCTCGAAATCTGAGCTCGACTGGGACGAGAACGAGCGAAATACCACATGGTGGCGTGTCCCGTCGGACGGCAGTGAAGAGCCTTATCGGTATATCGGAGAAGAAGGGGGGAGCGGATTCCAATTCTCACCTGACGGGAAATGGTTGTCCTTTACCCGCTCCGTCGACGAGAAGAACCAGTTGTTCCTCATGCGCACGACGGGTGGAGAGGCGACGAAACTCTCAGACCATGAGACTGCGGTCGGGAGGTACCGTTGGACGGAGCACGGTGCGGCCATCGTGTTTGTCGCGGCACACAAGCGGAGTGACGAGGAAGAGAAGAACAGGAAGGACGGGGACGACGCGATCTTTGTCGACGAGGGCCCCAACGGCCAGACGGTGGGTCAGTGGAATGACCTCTGGCGACTCGACGTCGAGTCGAAGGAAGAGAGTCGTCTGACCGAGGCAGAAAATCGAATCGCATCCTTCTCCGTCTCCCCGAACGGCCGCCGGGTGCTCTACACGGCGAGGGACGAGAATCGCCGAAACCAGAGCAACCTTTCGGAGATCCATCTGCTCGATCTGGACTCTGGTGAGACGCGTCTGTTGACCGACAACCGTTCTCCCGAGGGTGGACTCTCGTGGGCCCCGGACGGGCGCCGCTTCGCATACACGGCGAGGAGCGATGGAGAGTGGGAGTTACTCCTCGACAAGATCTGGATCATGGACGTGGAGTCCGACGCGAAGCGCATCGTTTCTTCGAGCTTCGACGGAAGCATACGTGGTTTTGTGTGGACTTCTGACGGCCGAGAACTCCTGTTCGGCGGCTTGCAGCGGACCAACACGAATCTTTATCGGCTTGATATCGAATCCGGCGAGGTCACGAAGGTGACCGAGGCTGTCGGTTCCCTCGCTCCATCGTCGTATTCGCGAGATCGCATGCGCATGGCGTACGTCGCACAGGATTGGGCTACGCCTGCAGAGGTGTGGGCGGGCCCAACGACAGGGGCGAGCGGCGTTCGGTTGACCGATGCGAACCCCTGGGTTGCTGCCGAGCTGACATTGGGTGAGTCGAAGACGATTCAGTGGGAGAGCTCGGACGGCATGGAGATTGAGGGTATTCTCACGCTTCCCGCAGGACACGAGCGCGGCGAACTCCCGCTTCTGCTGCACATCCACGGGGGCCCAGCGGGCGTGTTCACGAACACGTTTTCTGCTCGGAATCACGTCTGGGCTGGCCTCGGGTACGCACAGCTGTCGCCCAACGTTCGCGGGAGCTCCGGATACACAGATGAGTTGCTCCGCGGCAACATGAATGACATCGGTGGTGGCGACTATTGGGACCTGATGACCGGGGTCGATGAGGTGGTCGAGCAGGGGATCGCAGACCCCGACCAGCTGGGGCTGCGCGGCTGGAGCTACGGTGGCATCCTTGGCGGGTGGACCGTGACCCAGACCGACCGTTTCAAGGGTGCGTCCGTGGGCGCAATGGTGTCCGACTGGACCTCAGAGTATGGCCCTGGCTTCAATCACGACGTGTCGCTCTGGTACATCGGTGGGACCCCGTGGGAGAACCCCGAGGCGTGGCGCGAACGCTCTGCACTGACGCACGTCGCGAACATCACCACCCCCACGCTCATTCTTCACGGAATGAATGATCGGACCGACACCGAAGCCCAGAGCATGATGTTCTTTCAGGCCCTCAAGGATCAAGACAAAGAGACCCGCTACATCCGGTTCCCGCGGGAGCCGCATGGCTTCCGTGAGCCTCGTCACCAGCGGACCCGTGACGTCGAGGAGATCCGATGGATCCAGAAGTACGTCCGGGGGATCGAGTGGGAGCCGTGGGAGCGACCCTCAAAAGACGAACCGAAGGTGATTTCCTGA
- a CDS encoding M14 family zinc carboxypeptidase, producing the protein MKSHRIALRLALTIIVTALALTATIPSAVVAQAIPTPEEFFGHQMGADRQLARWDRLVEYYELIGSMSDRFVIDHVGNSTLGNPFLIIYASAAENLAQLDEIKEMNAVLADPRGHSQAQVDNAIENGKVVFVQSYALHSTEVAASQSAAEIMYLYATRTDDEMQQILDETVSILIPGMNPDGNIIVTDWYNQWVGTEYEGEDPPELYHHFIGHDNNRDAFMQNTVESQYVANIMFREWVPQAYIDHHQMGPFTARIVLPPYAEPIRPEADPLVWREMAWYGSQMAYKMDEEELVGAIGAAIYSGWGHFGFHWITPFHNIAGMLTESASARLATPLYVHPDQLGGSRQFPEYESQTTFPSVWEGGWWHVRDIVERQIVATFSPLELASKNRETVLRNAYNKASRQTQRGIDGEVKAYVIPADQHDPLTMQKMVNKLILQGITVDRATRDFEHEGHAYTSGSYVVSMAQPKRGLIRWLLGRTFYPDNTYTRDREGNPIRPYDMTTDNISEFMGVNVEPVGSAIVAAMTRLTSEIDPSGTVAVGARGYVLDGRLNDSFEAVNMLFAAGADVSRASANGDGFRMGDFIVEPGADATAVRDIAEETGVDFTALNGDGSGSTYPMSQQRIGMFQRHYGGNMDEGWTRLLLEDFSYPYSTIMDAEILRGDLHERWDVIVLPADSRSMMVAGGNAESTPPDYRSGFGDEGVEALDAFVENGGTLVTFAQAGDLALEDFDIPVQNAVDGIWGNEFWAPGATLRMKIDNTNPYTYGMPEYGLATYLAGGQVYETVRGARSADVTRLGTYLNRDILESGWLLGEETIANKAAMVAVDKGEGSILMLGFRTQHRAQTHGTYKLLFNALMERRISRPIS; encoded by the coding sequence ATGAAGTCGCATCGCATCGCCCTTCGCCTCGCTCTGACGATCATCGTCACAGCGTTGGCCCTTACTGCCACGATTCCGTCCGCGGTTGTGGCGCAGGCGATTCCAACGCCTGAAGAGTTCTTTGGGCATCAGATGGGTGCGGACAGGCAGCTGGCTCGCTGGGATCGACTCGTTGAGTACTACGAGCTGATCGGCTCGATGAGTGATCGGTTCGTCATCGACCACGTGGGAAACTCGACACTCGGGAATCCGTTCCTGATTATCTACGCGTCGGCCGCCGAGAACCTGGCCCAGCTCGATGAGATAAAGGAGATGAACGCCGTCCTCGCCGATCCGCGCGGGCATTCGCAGGCACAGGTCGACAACGCCATCGAAAATGGGAAGGTCGTGTTCGTGCAGTCGTATGCGCTGCACTCCACAGAGGTCGCCGCGAGTCAGTCGGCAGCGGAGATCATGTATCTCTACGCGACGCGCACCGACGACGAGATGCAGCAGATCCTCGACGAGACTGTGTCGATTCTGATCCCGGGCATGAATCCGGACGGCAATATCATCGTTACCGACTGGTACAATCAGTGGGTCGGAACCGAGTATGAGGGTGAGGACCCGCCCGAGCTCTATCACCACTTTATCGGGCACGACAACAACCGCGACGCGTTCATGCAGAACACCGTCGAGTCGCAGTACGTCGCCAACATCATGTTCCGTGAGTGGGTGCCGCAGGCCTACATCGATCACCACCAGATGGGCCCGTTCACGGCGCGCATCGTGCTCCCGCCGTATGCCGAGCCGATTCGTCCTGAAGCCGATCCCCTCGTGTGGCGTGAGATGGCGTGGTACGGATCACAGATGGCGTATAAGATGGACGAGGAAGAGCTCGTGGGCGCGATCGGTGCGGCGATCTACTCCGGTTGGGGCCACTTCGGCTTCCACTGGATTACGCCCTTTCACAACATTGCGGGGATGCTGACCGAGTCGGCGAGCGCGCGTCTGGCGACTCCGTTGTATGTGCACCCGGACCAACTTGGCGGGTCGCGTCAGTTCCCGGAGTACGAGTCGCAGACCACGTTCCCAAGCGTGTGGGAAGGCGGCTGGTGGCACGTCCGTGACATCGTGGAGCGCCAGATCGTCGCGACGTTCTCGCCACTTGAGCTCGCTTCGAAGAATCGCGAGACGGTTCTCCGAAATGCCTACAACAAGGCGTCGCGGCAGACGCAGCGCGGCATCGACGGTGAGGTGAAGGCCTACGTTATTCCCGCCGACCAGCACGACCCGCTCACCATGCAGAAAATGGTGAACAAGTTGATCCTCCAGGGAATCACGGTGGATCGTGCCACGCGCGACTTCGAGCACGAAGGGCATGCCTATACAAGCGGCAGCTACGTGGTTTCGATGGCACAGCCGAAGAGAGGCCTCATCCGCTGGCTGCTCGGCCGGACGTTCTATCCGGACAACACCTATACCCGCGACCGTGAGGGCAATCCGATTCGCCCGTACGACATGACTACGGACAACATTTCCGAGTTCATGGGAGTGAATGTCGAGCCGGTCGGTTCGGCAATCGTGGCTGCGATGACCCGGTTGACGTCGGAGATCGATCCGAGCGGAACGGTTGCTGTGGGTGCGCGTGGGTATGTACTGGATGGCCGCCTGAACGATTCGTTCGAAGCGGTGAACATGCTCTTCGCAGCGGGCGCCGACGTAAGCCGCGCCAGCGCGAACGGCGACGGCTTTCGGATGGGTGATTTCATCGTCGAGCCTGGTGCCGACGCTACGGCGGTCCGCGACATCGCGGAGGAGACCGGTGTAGACTTTACTGCGCTCAACGGTGACGGGTCGGGCAGCACCTACCCGATGTCCCAGCAGCGGATCGGCATGTTCCAGCGCCACTACGGCGGCAACATGGACGAAGGCTGGACGCGCCTCCTTCTCGAGGACTTCTCCTACCCGTACAGCACGATCATGGACGCCGAGATTCTGCGCGGTGACCTGCACGAGCGCTGGGACGTCATCGTCCTGCCTGCCGACTCGCGGAGCATGATGGTGGCGGGCGGTAACGCCGAGTCGACGCCACCTGACTACCGGAGTGGCTTCGGTGACGAAGGGGTGGAGGCGCTCGACGCTTTCGTGGAGAACGGAGGAACACTCGTGACCTTTGCTCAGGCGGGTGATCTGGCGCTCGAGGACTTCGACATTCCTGTCCAAAACGCAGTCGATGGAATCTGGGGCAACGAATTCTGGGCCCCCGGCGCGACGCTGCGCATGAAGATCGACAACACGAATCCCTACACGTACGGCATGCCGGAGTACGGGTTGGCTACATATCTGGCCGGCGGCCAGGTGTACGAAACGGTCCGTGGTGCACGCAGCGCCGATGTGACTCGACTGGGCACATACCTCAATCGCGACATCCTCGAGAGCGGCTGGCTGCTCGGTGAGGAGACCATCGCGAACAAGGCGGCCATGGTCGCGGTGGACAAGGGTGAGGGCTCGATCCTCATGCTGGGCTTTCGGACACAGCACCGGGCACAGACCCACGGGACCTACAAGCTGTTGTTCAATGCCTTGATGGAGCGGAGAATCAGCCGGCCAATTTCCTAG
- the msrA gene encoding peptide-methionine (S)-S-oxide reductase MsrA produces MPVEKATLAGGCFWCLEAVFELVDGVSEVKSGYAGGHVQNPTYKHVCSGETGHTEVVQIDFDPSIIEYSELLEIFFSIHDPTTLNRQGGDVGTQYRSAICAHSDEQLKTAQAVLAAVDQDGPWDDPIVTEVAPLDVFWPAEDCHDAYFQRNGGQPYCSAVIAPKVARFRARFAHRMGSATAP; encoded by the coding sequence ATGCCGGTTGAGAAGGCAACGTTGGCTGGTGGTTGTTTCTGGTGTCTTGAGGCAGTCTTCGAGCTCGTCGACGGCGTTTCCGAAGTGAAATCGGGCTATGCCGGCGGACATGTGCAGAACCCGACCTACAAGCACGTCTGCAGCGGCGAAACCGGGCATACCGAGGTCGTCCAGATCGACTTCGACCCCTCGATCATCGAATACAGTGAGCTACTCGAGATCTTCTTCTCGATCCATGACCCGACGACCCTCAATCGGCAGGGCGGGGACGTGGGCACTCAGTATCGTTCCGCGATCTGCGCGCATTCAGACGAACAGCTCAAGACAGCACAGGCTGTCTTGGCAGCGGTTGACCAGGACGGTCCGTGGGACGATCCGATCGTGACTGAGGTCGCGCCGCTCGATGTGTTTTGGCCGGCAGAGGATTGCCACGACGCGTATTTTCAGCGCAACGGAGGCCAACCGTATTGCTCCGCTGTGATCGCACCTAAGGTCGCGAGATTCCGAGCTCGTTTTGCACACCGAATGGGGAGCGCTACGGCGCCCTAA
- a CDS encoding ATP-binding cassette domain-containing protein: protein MITVEGVTKRYGEVVAVNDLSFTVERGEVVGFLGPNGAGKSTTMKMITGTLQPDAGSVLFDGVPISDDLTGAKRRVGYLPEANPLYDEMLVCEYLDYVSELRGLSPDQTRSGVADAVAETDIGSVFYRPIGDCSKGYRQRIGLAGAILHRPEVLILDEPTEGLDPNQRVEIRRLVGSLGRERTVLLSTHVMQEVEATCSRLVILREGELAAEGTVQELIANRTGGVRYVVEAAGDGVAQSLSSLPGVSSHRAEALEGRTRVELTCREAGELRPEIFTMARDRGWTLWELHREQASLEQLFRTLTSVEEGA, encoded by the coding sequence ATGATCACAGTTGAAGGCGTGACAAAGCGATACGGCGAGGTCGTCGCAGTGAACGACCTGAGCTTCACAGTAGAGCGGGGCGAAGTGGTCGGGTTCCTCGGGCCGAATGGGGCCGGAAAGTCGACGACCATGAAGATGATCACGGGAACGCTTCAACCTGATGCTGGCTCCGTGCTCTTTGATGGTGTTCCGATATCCGACGACCTCACCGGAGCGAAGCGTCGCGTAGGCTATCTGCCCGAGGCGAATCCGCTTTATGACGAGATGCTCGTGTGTGAGTACCTCGACTATGTCTCCGAGCTTCGCGGTCTGTCACCGGATCAGACGAGGTCCGGCGTCGCGGACGCGGTTGCGGAAACCGACATCGGATCCGTGTTCTATCGCCCGATCGGCGACTGTTCGAAGGGCTATCGCCAAAGAATCGGACTGGCGGGGGCCATCCTGCACAGGCCGGAGGTACTGATTCTTGATGAGCCGACCGAGGGACTCGATCCGAATCAGCGGGTCGAGATCCGACGACTGGTGGGGTCTCTCGGCAGAGAACGGACCGTTCTGCTTAGCACACATGTTATGCAGGAGGTCGAAGCGACGTGCTCGCGGCTCGTGATCCTCCGAGAGGGCGAGCTTGCAGCCGAGGGCACCGTACAGGAGCTAATCGCGAACCGAACGGGCGGGGTACGCTACGTAGTCGAGGCTGCGGGCGATGGTGTCGCACAGTCGCTCTCTAGCCTCCCCGGTGTTTCCAGTCATCGCGCCGAGGCGCTCGAGGGCCGGACACGCGTCGAGCTAACCTGTCGCGAAGCAGGTGAACTGCGCCCGGAGATCTTCACGATGGCGCGTGACCGGGGCTGGACTTTGTGGGAACTCCACAGAGAACAGGCGAGTCTCGAGCAACTCTTCCGAACCCTCACTTCGGTTGAGGAGGGCGCATGA
- a CDS encoding peptidylprolyl isomerase yields MSRSFASGCALLLLALASGCGGGSDGDDATAVVRSPLLRTSNYAEQAPDAYRVALETSAGNVVIQVHRAWAPIGADRFYNLADGGFYDDVRIYRVLENFMAQWGLNGDPYVNQAWKSEYLVDDPAKESNTRGSVTFAKGGLHTRTSEVFINYKDNTQLDGEGFVPFGEVVEGMDVVDAFYAAYGDGPPRGEGPYQAMAAARGNPYFDEEFPELTRIISVTVTPGS; encoded by the coding sequence ATGTCACGATCATTCGCATCAGGATGCGCCCTCCTCCTCCTTGCGCTCGCCAGTGGCTGCGGTGGCGGGTCAGACGGTGACGACGCGACCGCCGTGGTGCGCAGTCCTCTCCTCCGAACGAGTAACTACGCCGAGCAGGCTCCTGACGCGTATCGGGTCGCATTGGAGACGAGCGCCGGGAACGTCGTGATCCAGGTCCACCGCGCGTGGGCTCCCATTGGTGCGGACCGCTTTTACAACCTGGCCGACGGCGGGTTCTACGATGACGTCCGTATCTACCGGGTCCTGGAGAATTTCATGGCGCAGTGGGGGCTGAACGGAGATCCCTATGTAAATCAGGCGTGGAAGAGCGAATACCTCGTCGACGACCCAGCCAAGGAATCGAACACACGCGGAAGCGTCACCTTCGCAAAAGGCGGACTCCACACACGGACGAGCGAGGTGTTCATAAACTACAAAGACAACACTCAGCTCGACGGAGAAGGCTTTGTCCCGTTCGGAGAGGTCGTCGAGGGCATGGACGTCGTCGACGCGTTCTATGCAGCCTACGGCGACGGGCCTCCGCGTGGCGAAGGCCCGTACCAGGCGATGGCGGCTGCCCGGGGCAATCCGTATTTCGACGAAGAGTTCCCCGAGCTGACACGGATTATCAGCGTTACAGTGACCCCCGGGAGTTGA
- a CDS encoding peptidylprolyl isomerase — MKFFAILLFAAAYSGCGDASGRSVGGDGASPSPDVPETFRVTFETSAGPFEVEFVRDWSPAAVDRVLELAEVDFWAGSRIYRVNERYAQFGYSGRPEIDAEWIAEGLPDEPTRSSNVRGSVSFARGGPGTRSAILFINRSDNTDLDELAWNGVTGFPPVGRVVSGMESVDELYAGYGDTPMQWEDSIAGIGNPFLDREYPELDSITSLNLLRGDPR, encoded by the coding sequence GTGAAGTTTTTTGCCATATTGCTGTTTGCTGCCGCGTATTCCGGATGCGGCGATGCGTCCGGCAGATCCGTGGGGGGGGACGGGGCATCTCCGTCACCTGACGTTCCCGAGACTTTCCGGGTGACCTTCGAGACGAGTGCCGGTCCCTTCGAGGTCGAGTTCGTGAGGGACTGGTCTCCGGCCGCGGTGGATCGGGTTCTGGAACTCGCCGAAGTCGACTTTTGGGCCGGATCTCGCATTTACCGTGTGAACGAACGATATGCGCAGTTCGGGTACAGTGGCCGTCCAGAGATCGATGCCGAGTGGATCGCCGAAGGGCTTCCCGATGAACCCACCCGGTCTAGCAATGTGAGAGGGTCAGTCAGCTTCGCACGTGGCGGCCCAGGGACCCGGTCCGCCATCCTGTTCATCAATCGGTCCGATAACACGGATCTCGACGAGCTCGCCTGGAACGGCGTGACTGGATTCCCTCCGGTTGGGCGAGTGGTAAGCGGCATGGAGTCGGTTGACGAACTCTACGCCGGTTACGGAGACACGCCCATGCAATGGGAGGATTCCATCGCCGGCATCGGGAACCCGTTTCTCGACCGCGAATATCCCGAGCTCGATTCGATCACGAGTCTCAACTTGCTCCGGGGCGACCCGCGCTGA
- a CDS encoding DinB family protein produces the protein MACRHPASLLALLTLLGGCTATDAVPTEETGPAAAQSELASLERVMASAHEKFTALAEAIPEDDLTWRPMDSVRSVEEVFIHVAADNWFVPALMGWEAPAETGVTSDQGTFRTYQEREMSRDEMLAALDASFVFLRESMSESASDLGREVVLGTPTTVGDVWVRAIVHLHEHLGQSIAYARSNEVVPPWSLPSDG, from the coding sequence ATGGCCTGCCGTCATCCGGCTTCTCTCCTCGCGCTTCTGACCCTTCTCGGAGGCTGCACGGCCACAGACGCAGTCCCGACGGAAGAGACTGGCCCTGCCGCTGCTCAATCTGAGCTCGCCAGCCTCGAGCGTGTCATGGCCAGCGCCCACGAAAAGTTCACCGCCCTTGCCGAAGCGATACCCGAGGACGACCTGACCTGGCGTCCCATGGACAGTGTTCGGTCGGTTGAGGAAGTCTTCATTCATGTGGCCGCGGACAACTGGTTCGTCCCGGCGCTCATGGGATGGGAAGCCCCTGCCGAGACCGGTGTCACGAGCGATCAGGGCACGTTCCGCACGTACCAGGAGCGCGAGATGAGTCGTGACGAGATGCTCGCGGCTCTCGACGCGTCTTTCGTGTTCCTCCGGGAATCCATGTCTGAAAGCGCGAGTGATTTGGGTCGAGAGGTCGTGCTCGGTACGCCCACCACAGTGGGAGATGTTTGGGTCCGTGCCATTGTGCACTTACACGAGCACCTCGGGCAAAGCATCGCGTACGCGCGGTCGAACGAAGTGGTGCCGCCGTGGAGTTTGCCCAGCGATGGCTGA
- a CDS encoding threonine aldolase family protein: MIDLRSDTVTKPSPSMRQAMASAEVGDDVYSDDPTVNALEERVADMLGKESAVFVPTGSMSNQIAIRTHTEPGDLVLLDRHAHIVLNEGGGAAALSGVTMRPLAGAGGVFTPEDVVQALGQAHRFNPPTLPSPPTLLCLENTHNSGGGTVWSLEHLHAVCAVGREHGLTLHLDGARLWHATAASGVSERDYSEPFDTVNVCFSKGLGAPIGSALVGPKPVIERARRFKQQYGGGMRQSGILAAAALYALDHHRAELSRDVENARRLAESLAAYDAVGLDTSTVQSNIVRFEVKMDSGVFATRCHERGVYMLPNGQHGVRAVLHRDIADADVAAAVDIMSTVLDEEQASRVG, from the coding sequence ATGATCGACCTCAGAAGCGATACCGTCACCAAGCCCTCGCCCTCCATGCGTCAGGCGATGGCCTCCGCTGAGGTCGGAGATGATGTGTACAGTGACGACCCAACAGTGAATGCTCTGGAGGAGCGGGTCGCGGACATGCTTGGTAAGGAGTCAGCCGTGTTTGTGCCGACGGGGAGCATGTCGAACCAGATCGCGATTCGGACCCATACGGAGCCGGGTGATCTCGTCCTGCTCGACAGGCATGCGCACATCGTTCTCAACGAAGGCGGTGGAGCGGCGGCTCTCAGCGGGGTTACGATGAGGCCGCTCGCCGGAGCCGGCGGCGTCTTCACACCGGAAGATGTGGTTCAGGCGCTGGGGCAGGCACATCGGTTCAACCCGCCGACGCTTCCCTCGCCGCCGACGCTTCTGTGTCTCGAGAACACCCACAACTCGGGCGGCGGAACTGTATGGTCACTTGAGCACCTGCACGCGGTGTGCGCGGTGGGTCGTGAGCATGGCCTGACGCTGCACCTCGATGGAGCCCGTCTCTGGCATGCAACCGCAGCTTCCGGAGTATCGGAGAGGGATTACTCGGAGCCCTTCGACACGGTGAACGTCTGCTTCAGCAAGGGCCTCGGAGCGCCTATCGGCTCCGCGCTGGTCGGTCCGAAGCCGGTGATCGAACGAGCTAGGCGTTTTAAGCAGCAGTATGGCGGCGGTATGCGGCAGTCGGGGATCCTCGCGGCCGCCGCCCTGTACGCCCTCGATCACCATCGTGCTGAGCTGTCGCGAGATGTCGAGAACGCCCGCCGATTAGCCGAGAGCCTCGCGGCTTACGATGCGGTCGGCCTGGATACGAGCACGGTCCAGTCGAACATTGTGCGCTTCGAAGTGAAGATGGACTCAGGGGTCTTCGCCACACGGTGTCATGAACGTGGTGTTTACATGCTTCCCAACGGTCAGCATGGCGTGCGTGCGGTTCTTCACCGCGATATCGCGGATGCCGACGTTGCCGCCGCCGTGGACATCATGAGCACGGTTCTCGATGAAGAGCAGGCTAGCCGAGTCGGGTGA